The genomic interval CGGATTCGGCCGTGCGCATCACGCACCTGCCCACGGGCATCGTGGTGCAGTGCCAGAACGAGCGCTCGCAGGTGCAGAACAAAGAGGCCTGCATGAATATGCTGCGGGCCAAGCTGGTGGAACAGCGGGAGCGCAAGCTGGAAGAGGAGATGCAGTCCATCAAGGGCGAGATGAAGAAAATCGAATGGGGCAGCCAGATTCGCTCGTACGTGTTCCAGCCCTATACCCTTGTGAAAGATCACAGAACGTCTGCGGAATCCGGAAATATCGGGGCGGTGATGGATGGAGATCTCGATCTGTTCATCAACGCATACCTTGTGATGAGCTGAGGCAAACATGATATATGCAGTGATAATTTTTCTTGGAGTTGTGGCAGATCAGCTCTCTAAAATGTGGGCAGCGGAGCATCTGATGGCCAGCAGCCCACAGGTAGTTCCCGGGGTGCTGAGCTTTACTTATGTGGAAAACACGGGCATGGCCTTTGGCATGGGCAGCGGGATGACGGTTCTTCTCGCCATCGCGTCCCTAGTTTTGGCTATCCTGCTGGCGGCAGCGCTGATTCGCTACCGGGATAAAATCCATCTGCTTTCCAAAATCGCTTTGGCGCTGATGATCGCCGGGGCACTGGGCAATGTCATCGATCGGTTCTTCCTGGGATATGTGGTGGATTTTATCCGGTTCGATTTTGTGGAATTTGCGGTGTTCAACGTGGCGGATATCTGCGTTACGATGGGGACGATTTTCCTATTTATGTCGCTGATTTTTTTGGAATTCCAAAGCGAGGGGAAAGAGGCTTTGGCAGAGGGGGAAGAGAGAGATGGAGAAACTGACGAGCCAGGAAAAGCAGAGAGTGAAGCTGGAGCGCAAGATAGTGACGCTCAAGGAAAAGGAGATCTCCTATAGGGAGCAGATCGAAAAACTGGAGCAGAGCGTGGAGAAGAACCGGCGCAAGCTGGCGGATGCCCAGCTTCGGCGCGCAGAGCTGGAAACACAGCTGGCGGAGCTCTCGTAATGCAGGAGTTAAAGCTTTGCGCCGAGCGGGCATATAAGCGGCTGGACAAATTTTTGGCAGAGGCAGAGCCTTCGCACAGCCGCTCTTTTTATCAGAATCTTCTGGAAAAAGGAGCAGTTCTGAAAAACGGCAAGCCTGCCGGCGCCTCGGATGCCCTGCGGGCGGGAGACGAGGTGCTCGTGCGCATCCCGGATGCCCGGCAGATTTCGCTGGAGCCGGAGAATCTGCCGCTTTGCATTGTCTATGAGGATGCGGATATTGCCGTCATCGATAAGCCCAAGGGGATGGTCGTGCATCCCGCGCCGGGCAACGAGAGCGGGACGCTGGTCAACGCCATTCTCTATCATATCCGGGATCTTTCGGGCATCAACGGCGAAATCCGCCCGGGCATTGTGCACCGCATCGATAAGGATACGACGGGCCTGCTGGTCATCGCCAAAAACGACGCGGCGCATCAAAATCTCGCGGAGCAGATCGCCAAAAAGGAGGCGGCTCGCATCTATACCGCGCTTTGCTATGGAAACTTCCGGGAGGAGAGCGGGCAGGTAAACGCGCCCATCGCCCGGCATAAGGCAGACCGCAAGAAAATGGCAGTTGTCCCCGGCGGCCGAGAGGCTGTTTCGGACTGGCGGGTTTTGGAGCGTTTTATGGAGTATACTCTGCTGGAAGTTTCGCTGCAAACCGGGCGGACGCATCAGATCCGCGTGCATATGGCGCATATCGGGCATCCGGTTGTGGGCGATCCCGTCTATTGCCGCAAAAAGCCGCCTTTTGAGACCCAGGGGCAGATGCTGCATGCGGGAAGGCTCATGCTGACGCATCCGCGCACAGGCGAGCGCATGGAGTTTACAGCGCCCTTGCCCGCGTATTTTGAGGAAATTTTAAGCAAACTGCGGAAAAGGCAGAGATAGCGGCGCGCTGACGCCGCTTTTTTGCGGAATCCCTGATCCGGGAATTTGACGAAAAACCGCGGCCGTGGTATGATAGCGGCAGAAAACCGAATAGGGCCTTGGGTGCTCGGCGCGGGAAACCGCGGCCGGCTGAAAAAGGAAACAGGTGAAAATCCTGTGCGAACTCGTCGCTGTAAGGGAGGAGCGCGCGCCACATGCCACTGGGAAACTGGGAAGGCGGCGCGGGCGGTGATGCCCAAGCCAGAAGACTTGCCCGGGGCTGATCACAGCGCCACGAGTGCTTGGCTGGTGAATGAGAGAAGCGTTCTTTTGAGATAGGGAGGCATCTTTTCTTTGTGCTGTGCATATTCGGCAGAGCGAAAGGAAAGGTGTTTTTTTATGGAACAAAAGAAATGGTGGCAGAAAAAGGGACTATGGATTAGCCTTGTGGCGCTGGTGGTGGTTGTTGTCGGCGCGTTTTGGGCATGGAAGGCGCTTTCGCCCAAGCCGGCGGCAGGCGCAAAGACCATCGCCGTCGAGGTTGTCCATAAGGATGAGAGCAAGAAACAGTTTGAGATCTCCACGGATGAGGAATACCTGCGCGGCGCGCTGGAGCAGGAGAACCTCATTGCGGGCGAGGAATCGGATTACGGCCTGTTCGTCAAGACGGTAGACGGCGAGACGGTCGACGATGCAAACCAGGAGTGGTGGAGCTTCACGAAGGGCGGCGAGATGCTGAATACCGGCGTGGACAGCACGCCCATTGCGGACGGCGAGCACTATGAGATCACCTTCACGGTGGGCTACTAATCTTCCGGGCAAAACCCGGGATATTGCGCTGGCAGGCGCTTTTGGCGCACTGCTGTTTGTGGCGCAGATTGCGCTCTCGTTTTTGCCCAATATCG from Christensenellaceae bacterium 44-20 carries:
- the lspA gene encoding signal peptidase II; this translates as MIYAVIIFLGVVADQLSKMWAAEHLMASSPQVVPGVLSFTYVENTGMAFGMGSGMTVLLAIASLVLAILLAAALIRYRDKIHLLSKIALALMIAGALGNVIDRFFLGYVVDFIRFDFVEFAVFNVADICVTMGTIFLFMSLIFLEFQSEGKEALAEGEERDGETDEPGKAESEAGAQDSDAQGKGDLL
- a CDS encoding RluA family pseudouridine synthase, producing the protein MQELKLCAERAYKRLDKFLAEAEPSHSRSFYQNLLEKGAVLKNGKPAGASDALRAGDEVLVRIPDARQISLEPENLPLCIVYEDADIAVIDKPKGMVVHPAPGNESGTLVNAILYHIRDLSGINGEIRPGIVHRIDKDTTGLLVIAKNDAAHQNLAEQIAKKEAARIYTALCYGNFREESGQVNAPIARHKADRKKMAVVPGGREAVSDWRVLERFMEYTLLEVSLQTGRTHQIRVHMAHIGHPVVGDPVYCRKKPPFETQGQMLHAGRLMLTHPRTGERMEFTAPLPAYFEEILSKLRKRQR
- a CDS encoding DUF4430 domain-containing protein translates to MEQKKWWQKKGLWISLVALVVVVVGAFWAWKALSPKPAAGAKTIAVEVVHKDESKKQFEISTDEEYLRGALEQENLIAGEESDYGLFVKTVDGETVDDANQEWWSFTKGGEMLNTGVDSTPIADGEHYEITFTVGY